One Streptomyces sp. SAI-135 DNA segment encodes these proteins:
- a CDS encoding DUF5134 domain-containing protein has translation MHGPASPGWLLVALCAATGAYCLLRMRSTVEEQRRAAGGEALMGFGMAAMAVPAAVFTPPAWAWPLCAAVFGGAALRALWAARTSTRHLHHLVGAGAMVYMAVVMAASPGHHGGSGVPALTGVLLLYFTGYVLLSGARLIPVTAAGGGTVGWGDRPELSRVCRLSMGIAMVAMLLTL, from the coding sequence GTGCACGGACCGGCTTCGCCCGGCTGGCTGCTGGTCGCGCTGTGCGCGGCGACCGGGGCGTACTGCCTGCTGCGGATGCGCAGCACCGTCGAGGAACAGCGCCGGGCCGCGGGCGGTGAGGCGCTGATGGGCTTCGGGATGGCCGCGATGGCCGTACCGGCCGCCGTGTTCACGCCACCGGCGTGGGCCTGGCCGTTGTGCGCGGCGGTGTTCGGCGGCGCGGCGCTGCGCGCGCTGTGGGCGGCGCGCACGAGCACCCGTCATCTGCATCACCTGGTGGGGGCGGGCGCCATGGTCTACATGGCGGTCGTGATGGCGGCCTCCCCCGGACACCACGGCGGCTCGGGAGTCCCCGCGTTGACGGGCGTGCTGCTCCTCTACTTCACGGGATACGTCCTGCTGTCCGGTGCCCGCCTGATACCGGTGACCGCCGCCGGCGGCGGCACCGTCGGCTGGGGCGACCGCCCTGAACTCTCGCGCGTGTGCCGGTTGTCGATGGGCATCGCGATGGTGGCCATGCTGCTGACGCTGTGA
- a CDS encoding phosphatase PAP2 family protein, with translation MHTPSVDSPPRPPEHRTAARATGVLALCSALLLVLVVARWHPLLTVDGDIADTTHRWAVDEPGLTHAFRILTDWVWDPWAMRLLAAVAAVWLVWRRNARWIAVWLVATCALGTLVQQALKAAVGRKRPVWPDPVDTAHFAAYPSGHALTATVVCGLLLWLLHHYGVGRALWRTALALAVISVVGVGLTRIWLGVHWPTDVLGGWLLGAMLVTLAVTVQQRYRR, from the coding sequence ATGCACACCCCCTCCGTCGACTCGCCGCCCCGTCCGCCGGAGCACCGGACCGCCGCCCGTGCCACCGGTGTCCTCGCGCTGTGCTCGGCGCTGCTGCTCGTCCTGGTGGTGGCCAGGTGGCACCCCCTGCTCACCGTGGACGGCGACATCGCCGACACCACCCATCGCTGGGCGGTCGACGAACCGGGGCTCACGCACGCCTTCCGCATCCTCACGGACTGGGTCTGGGACCCCTGGGCGATGCGTTTGCTGGCGGCGGTCGCGGCGGTCTGGCTGGTGTGGCGGCGCAATGCCCGCTGGATTGCCGTATGGCTGGTGGCCACATGTGCGCTGGGCACACTGGTACAGCAGGCCCTGAAGGCCGCGGTCGGCCGGAAGCGCCCCGTCTGGCCCGACCCCGTCGACACCGCGCACTTCGCGGCCTACCCGTCGGGCCACGCCCTGACGGCCACCGTCGTGTGCGGCCTCCTCCTGTGGCTCCTCCACCACTACGGCGTGGGCCGCGCCCTGTGGCGCACGGCCCTGGCACTCGCCGTGATCTCCGTCGTGGGCGTCGGCCTGACCCGCATCTGGCTGGGCGTCCACTGGCCCACCGACGTCCTCGGCGGCTGGCTCCTCGGCGCGATGCTCGTGACCCTGGCGGTGACGGTCCAGCAGCGGTACCGGCGCTGA
- a CDS encoding MarR family transcriptional regulator — protein sequence MTAPNGRPADPTRHDTVAAVVRQWQTVHPGLDTGPMEIIGRVNRCAALLQQAEDAPLRRAGLSRPEFDLLGALRRTGHELTPGDLARETFSSGAAVTKRLKQLTERGLVERRGDTRDRRVAHVRLTEAGRELVDGILPEQLAYETAVLSVLTPEARDELAARLGELLGRLEGSLGVLRA from the coding sequence ATGACGGCACCGAACGGTCGACCGGCGGACCCGACGAGACACGACACCGTCGCCGCCGTCGTCCGGCAGTGGCAGACCGTCCACCCGGGCCTCGACACCGGCCCCATGGAGATCATCGGCCGCGTCAACCGCTGTGCCGCCCTCCTCCAGCAGGCCGAGGACGCCCCGCTGCGCCGGGCCGGGCTCAGCCGCCCCGAGTTCGACCTGCTGGGCGCCCTGCGCCGCACCGGCCACGAACTGACCCCCGGCGACCTGGCCCGCGAGACCTTCTCCTCCGGGGCCGCCGTCACCAAGCGCCTCAAGCAGCTCACCGAACGCGGGCTGGTGGAGCGCCGGGGCGACACCCGCGACCGACGCGTCGCCCACGTCCGGCTCACCGAGGCCGGCCGAGAACTCGTCGACGGCATCCTGCCCGAGCAACTGGCGTACGAGACGGCCGTCCTGTCCGTCCTGACCCCCGAGGCGCGGGACGAACTCGCCGCGCGGCTGGGAGAGCTGCTCGGCCGGCTGGAGGGCAGCCTGGGCGTGCTGCGCGCCTGA
- a CDS encoding glyoxalase superfamily protein, protein MVHVLSGRVLLRPTDPERSRVFYGDQLGLAVYREFGTGPERGTVYFLGGGFLELSGRSDAPPAADVRLWLQVADVTAAHEELRAKGVDIVRPPVREPWGLVEMWVADPDGTPIVLVEVPADHPIRYRPGI, encoded by the coding sequence ATGGTGCACGTACTGAGCGGCCGCGTCCTGCTGCGGCCCACGGATCCGGAGCGCTCCCGAGTCTTCTACGGCGACCAGCTGGGCCTGGCGGTGTACCGCGAGTTCGGTACGGGACCGGAGCGGGGCACCGTGTACTTCCTCGGCGGCGGCTTCCTGGAGCTCTCCGGACGCTCCGACGCTCCCCCCGCCGCGGACGTCCGGCTCTGGCTCCAGGTCGCGGACGTCACCGCGGCGCACGAGGAACTGCGCGCCAAGGGCGTCGACATCGTGCGGCCGCCGGTGCGGGAGCCGTGGGGGCTGGTCGAGATGTGGGTGGCGGACCCGGACGGCACACCGATCGTGCTGGTGGAGGTGCCGGCGGACCACCCGATCCGGTACCGGCCCGGAATCTGA
- a CDS encoding FUSC family protein translates to MSSATPHSDTPRDTPRVRRLPLAGVLRLGRPSDIWFKPALSVVVAVAPPNLTLLALGRLDLAMYTMAGSLCALYAHNRPYAARARALAWVVLGMVAGLGAGLLAASLTGSAVVLVTVGALVAAVQKALCDATRIGPPGHVVLTFISSASLFAPQTLAQVPGHLALALATGAWAWLVGMAPGVFRPHGPERRATARALDAAAVYAGNPGSRASATAHAAVQAAWQTLLSAGARSGTRRALERLVVRAEVALAAPADADPDRLRTWARDLRGTAPVPQAPDDDELLGVEIQLAAPAHPVWPVLAPIAVRTAVGCALAGYASLALGVGRPYWALVTAASLYQANVTLTWSRGVQRVVGNVVGVLVFAAVVPLAHLGPAALVLCCLALNFGAEALIARNYWLGSVCVTPMALLITEFAGHQEPGRLITERVLDTLVGALVGFAAAVAVTNRRAGDRVEQSLAAVERAREHTARLLSEPHPAPGALDSARRALATALVDLRACVEAASGEWWQRALPQERVVRTEQAAHRTLAATIRYHRAEDERP, encoded by the coding sequence ATGAGCAGTGCGACCCCCCATTCCGACACCCCGCGCGACACCCCGCGCGTACGCCGGCTCCCCCTGGCCGGCGTACTGCGCCTCGGCAGGCCCTCCGACATCTGGTTCAAGCCCGCCCTGAGCGTGGTCGTAGCGGTCGCCCCGCCCAACCTGACCCTGCTGGCCCTCGGCCGCCTCGACCTGGCGATGTACACCATGGCCGGGTCCCTGTGCGCCCTCTACGCCCACAACCGGCCCTACGCCGCCCGGGCCCGCGCCCTGGCCTGGGTGGTGCTCGGCATGGTCGCCGGTCTCGGGGCCGGTCTGCTCGCCGCCTCGCTCACCGGCAGCGCGGTCGTGCTGGTCACCGTCGGCGCGCTGGTGGCGGCCGTGCAGAAGGCGCTCTGCGACGCGACCCGGATCGGCCCGCCGGGACATGTGGTCCTCACCTTCATCAGTTCCGCCTCCCTGTTCGCCCCGCAGACCCTCGCCCAGGTCCCCGGCCACCTCGCCCTGGCCCTCGCGACGGGCGCCTGGGCCTGGCTGGTGGGCATGGCCCCCGGCGTGTTCCGTCCGCACGGTCCGGAGCGGCGGGCCACCGCCCGCGCCCTGGACGCGGCCGCCGTGTACGCCGGGAACCCCGGCTCCCGGGCGAGCGCAACCGCCCACGCCGCCGTCCAGGCCGCCTGGCAGACCCTCCTGTCGGCCGGTGCCCGTTCCGGCACCCGGCGCGCCCTGGAACGCCTCGTCGTGCGCGCCGAGGTCGCCCTCGCCGCCCCGGCCGACGCGGACCCGGACCGCCTCCGCACCTGGGCCCGCGACCTGCGCGGCACCGCACCGGTCCCGCAGGCGCCGGACGACGACGAACTCCTCGGCGTGGAGATCCAGCTCGCCGCCCCCGCCCACCCGGTGTGGCCCGTGCTCGCCCCGATCGCCGTACGCACCGCCGTGGGGTGCGCCCTCGCCGGTTACGCCTCCCTCGCGCTCGGCGTCGGTCGCCCCTACTGGGCCCTGGTCACCGCGGCCTCGCTCTACCAGGCCAACGTCACCCTCACCTGGAGCCGGGGCGTCCAGCGGGTCGTCGGCAACGTCGTCGGAGTGCTGGTGTTCGCCGCCGTCGTCCCGCTCGCCCACCTCGGGCCCGCCGCGCTCGTCCTGTGCTGCCTCGCCCTCAACTTCGGCGCCGAGGCGCTCATCGCCCGGAACTACTGGCTCGGCAGTGTCTGCGTGACCCCCATGGCCCTGCTCATCACCGAGTTCGCCGGACATCAGGAGCCCGGCCGGCTGATCACCGAGCGGGTCCTGGACACCCTCGTCGGAGCGCTCGTCGGATTCGCCGCCGCCGTGGCCGTCACCAACCGGCGCGCGGGCGACCGGGTGGAGCAGTCGCTGGCCGCCGTGGAGCGCGCCCGGGAACACACCGCCCGCCTCCTGTCCGAGCCGCACCCCGCGCCCGGCGCGCTCGACTCCGCCCGCCGCGCCCTCGCCACCGCCCTGGTCGACCTGAGGGCCTGCGTGGAGGCCGCGTCCGGCGAATGGTGGCAGCGCGCCCTGCCCCAGGAGAGGGTCGTGCGCACCGAGCAGGCCGCACACCGTACGCTCGCCGCGACGATCCGGTACCACAGAGCGGAGGACGAACGCCCATGA
- a CDS encoding HAD-IA family hydrolase → MTAVLFDFSGTLFRVESTESWLRAVLDEAELPLAEAELTRTARELEHVGALPGGTAPRVPMPDALAAVWGVRDESAELHRAAYTGLSRLVTLPDPALHDALYDRHMLPAAWRPYPDAAEVLRALRERGAKVGVVSNIGWDLRPVFRAHGLDRYVDAYVLSYEHGVQKPDPRLFEAACTALAVEPRDVLMVGDDRRADGGAAALGCGVHFVDHLPAAQRPDALRPVLDLVG, encoded by the coding sequence ATGACTGCCGTCCTGTTCGACTTCTCGGGCACCCTCTTCCGCGTCGAGTCCACCGAGTCCTGGCTGAGGGCCGTCCTCGACGAGGCGGAACTCCCGCTGGCCGAGGCCGAGTTGACACGGACGGCGCGAGAGCTGGAGCACGTGGGGGCGTTGCCGGGCGGGACGGCGCCCCGGGTGCCGATGCCGGACGCGCTCGCCGCCGTGTGGGGGGTCCGCGACGAGAGCGCCGAGTTGCACCGGGCCGCGTACACCGGGCTCTCGCGACTCGTGACGCTGCCGGACCCCGCCCTGCACGACGCGTTGTACGACCGGCACATGCTCCCCGCCGCCTGGCGGCCGTACCCCGACGCCGCCGAGGTGCTGCGCGCGCTGCGCGAGCGCGGGGCCAAGGTGGGCGTGGTCAGCAACATCGGCTGGGACCTGCGCCCGGTCTTCCGCGCGCACGGGCTGGACCGGTACGTCGACGCGTATGTGCTGTCGTACGAACACGGCGTCCAGAAGCCGGACCCCCGGCTGTTCGAGGCGGCCTGCACGGCGCTCGCGGTGGAACCCCGGGACGTCCTGATGGTCGGCGACGACCGGCGGGCGGACGGCGGGGCGGCGGCCCTGGGGTGCGGGGTGCACTTCGTGGACCACCTGCCGGCGGCGCAGCGGCCCGACGCGCTGCGCCCGGTACTCGACCTGGTGGGCTGA
- a CDS encoding diacylglycerol kinase family protein, which produces MSVDLDAPAWRRQRWAARTSLSAAALAVLLPLAHGGLGGVLLLAAGLAGAAVTAAALWWTLTRRGPERWLAAGLAVVVPVLVLVLFVVTLGWVLLLSPVLWSVAVWSGRYALRSTGTRPKRMKEHRARSVRRPVLIMNPRSGGGKVEQFRLREKAERLGARVVLLDPQQHQDVTALARAAVAEGADLLGVAGGDGTQALVAAVAAEHDLPFLVISAGTRNHFAMDLGLDRTDPATCLDALTDGVELRVDLGFVADRPFVNNASFGAYAAVVQSPAYRDDKIGTTLELLPDLLTRQRGPHLTARIEATTIDGPQAVLVSNNAYRTGDPVGLGRRERLDSGLLGILGVRVDSAAEAAALLLDPDPEGLAVLSAREVVVDADRPEIEVGVDGEALVLPTPVHCRIAPGALRVRVPRKRPGVPAAHPRLNWRRLRKLAAPARRG; this is translated from the coding sequence ATGAGCGTGGACCTGGACGCCCCGGCCTGGCGAAGACAGCGATGGGCCGCCAGAACGTCCCTTTCAGCGGCCGCCCTCGCGGTCCTGCTCCCCCTCGCGCACGGCGGCCTCGGCGGCGTTCTGCTGCTGGCGGCCGGGCTCGCGGGCGCGGCCGTCACGGCGGCGGCCCTGTGGTGGACGCTGACCCGGCGCGGACCGGAGCGCTGGCTGGCCGCGGGGCTCGCGGTCGTCGTCCCCGTCCTTGTCCTCGTGCTGTTCGTGGTCACCCTCGGGTGGGTGCTGCTGCTGTCACCGGTGCTGTGGAGCGTGGCGGTGTGGAGCGGGCGGTACGCGCTGCGCAGTACCGGCACCCGTCCGAAACGTATGAAGGAGCACCGGGCGCGGTCAGTGCGACGGCCCGTGCTGATCATGAACCCGCGCTCCGGGGGCGGCAAGGTCGAGCAGTTCCGGCTGCGGGAGAAGGCCGAACGCCTGGGCGCACGGGTCGTGCTGCTCGATCCGCAGCAGCACCAGGACGTGACCGCGCTGGCACGGGCGGCCGTGGCGGAGGGCGCGGACCTGCTCGGCGTCGCGGGCGGCGACGGTACCCAGGCGCTGGTCGCCGCCGTCGCCGCGGAACACGACCTGCCCTTCCTCGTCATCTCCGCCGGCACCCGCAACCACTTCGCCATGGACCTCGGCCTCGACCGCACCGACCCCGCGACCTGCCTCGACGCGCTCACCGACGGGGTGGAACTGCGGGTGGACCTCGGCTTCGTGGCGGACCGTCCGTTCGTCAACAACGCCTCGTTCGGCGCGTACGCGGCGGTCGTCCAGAGTCCCGCCTACCGCGACGACAAGATCGGCACCACCCTGGAGCTCCTGCCCGATCTGCTCACCCGTCAGCGCGGTCCGCATCTGACCGCGCGGATCGAGGCGACCACGATCGACGGCCCGCAGGCCGTGCTGGTGAGCAACAACGCCTACCGCACCGGGGACCCCGTGGGCCTCGGCCGCCGCGAGCGGCTCGACTCCGGGCTGCTCGGCATCCTCGGTGTCCGGGTGGACAGCGCGGCCGAGGCGGCGGCACTGCTGCTCGACCCCGATCCGGAGGGTCTCGCCGTCCTGTCCGCACGAGAAGTGGTGGTCGACGCCGACCGTCCGGAGATCGAGGTCGGCGTCGACGGCGAGGCCCTGGTGCTGCCCACGCCGGTCCACTGCCGTATCGCGCCCGGGGCGCTCCGCGTGCGCGTCCCGCGGAAGCGGCCGGGCGTGCCGGCGGCCCACCCCCGGCTGAACTGGCGCCGGTTGCGCAAGCTGGCGGCACCGGCCCGCCGGGGGTGA
- a CDS encoding TetR/AcrR family transcriptional regulator, whose amino-acid sequence MSPRSASVNEELRRRSRERLLQAAIELVSERGYEATTLGDIADRAGSARGLVSYYFPGKRQLVQSAVHRLMHRTLEEALEREPRTEDGRERMARAIDAILGLARDRTVLMRQHMAGLLDTDGFVQCPEQQRLAELLRDTMERHGSQTVETDYPMLRSQLMGAVYAMVLPNVPLPIATLRSELFTRYRLDWEQGVPPGTEAPDGTYDKDLSRFFETGPEAADQSK is encoded by the coding sequence ATGTCCCCGCGCAGCGCCTCGGTCAACGAAGAGCTGCGCCGTCGTTCCCGGGAGCGGCTCCTGCAGGCGGCCATCGAACTGGTCTCCGAGCGCGGGTACGAGGCGACGACCCTCGGCGACATCGCGGACCGCGCCGGTTCGGCACGCGGGCTGGTCTCGTACTACTTCCCCGGCAAGCGACAGCTGGTGCAGTCCGCCGTGCACCGGCTCATGCACCGCACGCTGGAGGAGGCGCTGGAGCGCGAACCGCGCACCGAGGACGGCCGGGAGCGGATGGCCCGGGCCATCGACGCGATCCTGGGCCTCGCGCGGGACCGGACCGTGCTGATGCGCCAGCACATGGCGGGCCTGCTGGACACCGACGGCTTCGTGCAGTGCCCGGAGCAGCAGCGCCTCGCCGAACTGCTGCGGGACACGATGGAACGGCACGGTTCGCAGACGGTCGAGACCGACTACCCGATGCTGCGCTCGCAGCTCATGGGCGCGGTGTACGCGATGGTCCTGCCGAACGTCCCGCTGCCGATCGCGACCCTGCGCTCCGAGCTGTTCACCCGCTACCGCCTCGACTGGGAGCAGGGCGTCCCGCCGGGCACCGAGGCACCCGACGGGACGTACGACAAAGATCTGTCGCGCTTCTTCGAGACGGGCCCGGAGGCCGCGGATCAGTCGAAGTAG
- a CDS encoding DUF305 domain-containing protein, whose amino-acid sequence MKGTRVTTVLFRRAPYATATLAVLAALALGGCDSGADPKSAPATGPSVLVPGKPGEANRTMSAQDAEEQRLDDDTPNSADVSYARMMIAHHAQALELTELAPRRAESAKLKALAERISAAQGPEIEAMRAWLKEYGQSERSEGHAHATMPGMATDAQLKKLRAAKGKAFDELFLTLMITHHEGAITMATEVKGQGNNVRIEEMADDVVAQQTSEINRMRNML is encoded by the coding sequence ATGAAAGGAACGCGGGTGACCACTGTGCTTTTCCGCCGTGCGCCGTACGCGACGGCCACCCTGGCCGTACTGGCAGCCCTGGCCCTCGGGGGCTGCGACTCCGGCGCGGACCCCAAGTCCGCCCCGGCGACCGGGCCTTCGGTGCTGGTGCCCGGCAAGCCCGGTGAGGCGAACCGCACGATGTCCGCCCAGGACGCCGAGGAACAGCGGTTGGACGACGACACCCCCAACTCCGCGGACGTCTCGTACGCGCGCATGATGATCGCGCACCACGCCCAGGCACTCGAACTGACCGAACTGGCCCCGCGGCGCGCCGAGTCGGCGAAGCTCAAGGCCCTCGCGGAGCGGATCTCGGCCGCACAGGGCCCGGAGATCGAGGCGATGCGGGCCTGGCTGAAGGAGTACGGCCAGTCCGAGAGGAGCGAGGGTCACGCGCACGCGACGATGCCCGGCATGGCGACCGACGCTCAACTGAAGAAGTTGCGCGCGGCGAAGGGGAAGGCCTTCGACGAGCTCTTCCTCACCCTGATGATCACTCACCACGAAGGGGCGATCACCATGGCGACGGAGGTGAAGGGGCAGGGCAACAACGTCCGGATCGAGGAGATGGCGGACGACGTGGTGGCGCAGCAGACGAGCGAGATCAATCGGATGCGGAACATGCTCTGA
- a CDS encoding cellulosome protein → MDAVAAEGPAREKLTIDLGTETGPFHGGASGTLYGLYGDGVPSRVVVEGMYPRTVTTKAQDGIQHPGGDALEILPPFVAAGGKDVYVYLPDFYRGFPYEWPGATGAERLAGHLDVIRRQVELVQTLGELKSHVVYVPFNEPEGNMFGEGKWSYDGVDWRTGPGPYFAAWEAAHRLIKGLDPDARVAGPNTCALYPEVRDFLEFAKAHDVLPDIVTWHELSSPAEVRTDIAKYREMERALGIGPLPVNINEYAHNYHVSVPGQMIQWIAAIEEWKVDADLAYWNIAGNLNDSAVEANKANGQWWLYNAYGQLTGNTVRVLAPHPDVQYTLQGVATLDREKRQARALFGGAGGTADIEFDGVCAEVFGTVVHARAVEIPWTGQVGSSAPPLRLRDEELPVRDGKVTLTLAGLDAMSAYQVILSPGGNGAAALPPAVRWSRTYEAEDAAYTGGGYSKNGPEGSPSAVDRFATSGGYHVGGLRTGSDGVLAFDVEVPRDGTYDLMVFAGSHNLADLVREQGPTNVFLRVDGEDPRELRLPLGYKRAVWGHTDTRVELTAGRHRVTLAARDPDLGVTQGDAAVDKLDVVLREEDETALYDAEFAHLGGGARVSHAHRGASGPGVAVLPRGGTVTFWAYADDDGEASVTVDVLGPGEGVVSVNGEEVGRVERGAVPLFLAGGVNKVTVTGTSDRLIVDRLRIAPSRGLLPSTAYAAEEGVLTGAARVSGHPYATGGKAVDGVGAGPANALTLTVTADRAGRHALTIRYSNGEQPPSTHYNPDPVCRHADVRVNGGPARRVLFPTTFHFNNFWNLSVPVTLRPGLNTVTFTADELPDFAGDTTNAYGRRSAHAPVIDQVTVTPLAPTEADAR, encoded by the coding sequence ATGGATGCCGTGGCTGCCGAAGGCCCCGCCCGAGAGAAGCTCACCATCGACCTCGGCACCGAGACCGGCCCCTTCCACGGGGGAGCGAGCGGCACGCTCTACGGACTCTACGGCGACGGAGTGCCCAGCCGTGTCGTGGTCGAGGGCATGTACCCGCGGACGGTGACGACCAAGGCCCAGGACGGCATCCAGCATCCGGGCGGCGACGCCCTGGAGATCCTGCCGCCCTTCGTCGCGGCGGGCGGCAAGGACGTCTACGTCTACCTGCCCGACTTCTACCGGGGTTTTCCGTACGAGTGGCCGGGTGCCACCGGTGCCGAGCGGCTCGCCGGGCACCTGGACGTGATCCGCCGTCAGGTCGAACTCGTGCAGACCCTGGGGGAGTTGAAGTCACACGTCGTGTACGTGCCGTTCAACGAGCCCGAGGGCAACATGTTCGGCGAGGGCAAGTGGAGCTACGACGGGGTCGACTGGCGGACCGGACCCGGCCCGTACTTCGCCGCGTGGGAGGCCGCCCACCGCCTCATCAAGGGCCTCGACCCGGACGCCCGGGTGGCCGGACCCAACACCTGTGCGCTCTACCCCGAGGTCAGGGACTTCCTGGAGTTCGCGAAGGCGCACGACGTGCTGCCCGACATCGTCACCTGGCACGAGCTGTCCTCGCCCGCCGAGGTCCGCACCGACATCGCCAAGTACCGTGAAATGGAACGCGCGTTGGGCATCGGTCCGCTGCCCGTCAACATCAACGAGTACGCGCACAACTACCACGTGTCGGTCCCCGGTCAGATGATCCAGTGGATCGCCGCGATCGAGGAGTGGAAGGTCGACGCCGACCTCGCCTACTGGAACATCGCCGGCAATCTCAACGACTCGGCGGTGGAGGCGAACAAGGCCAACGGCCAGTGGTGGCTCTACAACGCCTACGGACAGCTGACCGGGAACACCGTCCGGGTCCTCGCCCCGCACCCCGACGTGCAGTACACGCTGCAGGGCGTGGCCACCCTCGACCGGGAGAAGCGCCAGGCCAGAGCGCTGTTCGGGGGTGCGGGCGGTACCGCGGACATCGAGTTCGACGGCGTCTGCGCGGAGGTGTTCGGGACCGTGGTCCACGCGCGTGCCGTGGAGATCCCCTGGACCGGACAGGTGGGTTCGAGCGCACCGCCGTTGCGGCTGCGGGACGAGGAACTCCCGGTACGGGACGGCAAGGTGACGCTGACCCTGGCCGGCCTCGACGCGATGTCCGCCTACCAGGTGATCCTGTCTCCGGGCGGCAACGGAGCCGCGGCCCTGCCGCCCGCGGTGCGCTGGAGTCGGACGTACGAGGCCGAGGACGCGGCCTACACGGGCGGCGGTTACTCGAAGAACGGGCCCGAGGGCTCACCGTCCGCCGTCGACCGGTTCGCCACCTCCGGCGGCTACCACGTGGGCGGGCTGCGCACCGGCTCCGACGGTGTGCTCGCCTTCGACGTCGAGGTCCCGCGGGACGGGACGTACGACCTGATGGTGTTCGCGGGCTCCCACAACCTCGCCGACCTGGTGCGCGAGCAGGGTCCCACCAACGTCTTCCTGCGCGTGGACGGCGAGGACCCGCGCGAACTGCGGCTCCCGCTCGGCTACAAGCGGGCGGTGTGGGGGCACACCGACACCCGGGTGGAGCTGACCGCGGGCCGCCACCGCGTCACCCTCGCGGCCCGGGACCCCGACCTCGGGGTCACCCAGGGCGACGCGGCCGTCGACAAGCTGGACGTCGTGCTGCGCGAGGAGGACGAGACCGCCCTGTACGACGCCGAGTTCGCGCACCTCGGCGGCGGGGCCCGGGTCAGCCACGCGCACCGCGGTGCCTCGGGGCCCGGAGTCGCCGTGCTCCCGCGGGGCGGCACGGTCACCTTCTGGGCGTACGCGGACGACGACGGTGAGGCCTCCGTGACCGTCGACGTGCTCGGACCCGGGGAGGGCGTGGTGAGCGTCAACGGCGAGGAGGTCGGACGCGTCGAGCGCGGCGCCGTGCCGCTCTTCCTCGCCGGAGGCGTCAACAAGGTCACGGTCACCGGGACTTCGGACCGGCTGATCGTGGACCGGCTGCGGATCGCCCCCTCGCGCGGTCTGCTGCCCAGCACCGCCTACGCGGCCGAGGAGGGCGTCCTGACCGGCGCGGCCAGGGTGAGCGGACACCCGTACGCCACGGGCGGCAAGGCGGTCGACGGCGTCGGCGCCGGACCCGCGAACGCACTCACCCTCACGGTCACGGCGGACCGCGCCGGACGCCACGCGCTGACGATCCGCTACTCCAACGGAGAGCAGCCCCCGTCCACCCACTACAACCCGGACCCGGTCTGCCGCCACGCCGACGTCCGCGTCAACGGCGGCCCCGCGCGGCGCGTCCTGTTCCCCACCACCTTCCACTTCAACAACTTCTGGAACCTGTCCGTACCGGTCACCCTGCGCCCCGGCCTCAACACGGTCACCTTCACCGCCGACGAACTCCCCGACTTCGCCGGCGACACCACAAACGCGTACGGCCGACGCTCCGCCCACGCCCCCGTCATCGACCAGGTCACGGTGACCCCGCTCGCCCCCACGGAGGCCGACGCGCGCTGA